One window of Paludibacter propionicigenes WB4 genomic DNA carries:
- a CDS encoding NAD(P)H-dependent oxidoreductase, producing the protein MSLKDTLNWRYATKRMNGNKVPQEKIDNILEAIRLAPTSFGLQPFKVIVIENPELREKIFNEACQQPQVKEGSHILVFAANKKVSAEQIDEYMQLIAETRSIPVESLNDFKAMFGGIVAGTAEQNFVWTARQAYLAFGVGIVAAANEKVDATPMEGFNPAALDAILGLSEQNLSSTTILALGYRDEANDYLATAAKVRKSNNSLFDFK; encoded by the coding sequence ATGAGCTTAAAAGACACACTCAACTGGCGTTATGCCACCAAAAGAATGAACGGAAACAAAGTTCCTCAGGAAAAAATCGACAACATTCTGGAAGCTATCAGACTGGCACCTACATCATTTGGGCTGCAACCCTTCAAAGTTATTGTAATTGAAAACCCTGAACTACGCGAGAAAATTTTTAATGAAGCCTGCCAGCAACCTCAGGTAAAAGAAGGTTCTCATATACTTGTTTTTGCAGCAAATAAAAAAGTAAGCGCCGAACAGATTGACGAATACATGCAATTGATTGCAGAAACGAGATCTATTCCGGTTGAAAGCTTAAACGACTTTAAAGCAATGTTTGGTGGAATAGTTGCAGGAACCGCTGAGCAAAATTTTGTTTGGACTGCGCGCCAGGCCTATTTAGCATTTGGAGTTGGAATTGTAGCTGCTGCCAACGAAAAAGTGGATGCAACACCTATGGAAGGATTTAATCCTGCAGCGTTGGATGCAATTCTTGGTTTGTCAGAACAAAATCTAAGCTCAACCACTATTTTAGCGCTGGGCTATCGCGACGAAGCCAATGATTATCTGGCTACAGCAGCAAAAGTGAGAAAGAGCAATAATTCATTATTCGACTTCAAATAA
- a CDS encoding ACP phosphodiesterase produces MNYLAHIFLSGTDSQVKIGNFIGDFVKGNQLNSQPSRIRAGIVLHRKIDSFTDSHPVVIETIGMLRPVFGRYSGIVVDMYFDYFLAVSFSDYAGVRLNTFAFRFYVDLLFYYKYLPIKVKRFVFHFITTNRLKRYSTLEGLKSSLQIMSNHKIPAIDPDKTIDFLILNHDELEEKFHQFFPDLIQFVKSEFI; encoded by the coding sequence TTGAATTATTTAGCGCATATTTTTTTGTCAGGGACTGACTCACAGGTAAAAATTGGAAATTTTATAGGCGATTTTGTAAAAGGGAATCAGTTGAATTCACAGCCTTCGCGTATTAGGGCTGGGATCGTCTTACATCGAAAAATTGATTCATTTACAGATTCTCATCCTGTTGTTATTGAAACTATTGGAATGTTACGTCCTGTTTTTGGTCGTTATTCGGGCATTGTAGTCGATATGTATTTCGATTATTTTCTGGCTGTCAGTTTCTCCGATTATGCCGGAGTCAGGTTGAATACATTTGCTTTTAGATTTTATGTGGATCTGCTGTTTTATTACAAATACCTGCCGATTAAAGTCAAGCGATTTGTTTTTCATTTCATTACTACTAACAGACTTAAGCGGTATTCAACGCTTGAAGGGCTAAAGTCTTCACTTCAAATAATGTCAAATCATAAAATCCCAGCGATTGATCCGGATAAAACAATTGATTTTCTGATTCTGAATCACGATGAGCTGGAAGAGAAATTTCATCAATTTTTCCCCGATTTAATTCAGTTTGTGAAGTCAGAATTTATTTAG
- a CDS encoding TetR/AcrR family transcriptional regulator yields MRLKDEDKISRIYRAAIQVINKDGFQGSSMSKIANEADVSAATIYLYFENKDDMLKKLFIESKANKGKSYFHGGISHTPSKGTFRTIWLNHYQYIKENMDEYIFLENFSNCPLIDRIEKENKLDYCPVFETLFEQSKKIQLLQPLHNDIIYSLLFAPISYMVKKSKFQETELSTNDLIQIFEASWRAISI; encoded by the coding sequence ATGAGACTAAAAGACGAAGATAAAATAAGCAGGATATACCGCGCAGCCATACAGGTAATCAACAAAGATGGATTTCAGGGCAGTTCTATGTCTAAAATAGCCAATGAGGCAGATGTTTCTGCAGCAACAATCTACCTATATTTCGAAAACAAGGACGATATGCTGAAAAAACTCTTCATAGAATCAAAGGCAAACAAAGGTAAATCGTATTTTCACGGAGGAATAAGCCATACACCATCTAAAGGAACTTTCAGAACCATATGGCTCAATCATTATCAATACATTAAAGAGAACATGGACGAGTACATATTTCTTGAAAATTTTTCGAACTGCCCGCTTATCGATCGGATAGAGAAAGAAAATAAACTGGACTATTGCCCCGTTTTTGAAACTCTCTTTGAGCAATCAAAAAAAATACAATTACTTCAGCCGCTACATAATGATATCATTTACAGCTTGCTATTTGCCCCGATAAGCTATATGGTGAAAAAATCAAAATTTCAAGAAACAGAATTATCAACGAACGATTTGATCCAAATTTTTGAAGCCTCATGGAGAGCAATAAGCATTTAA
- a CDS encoding thiol-disulfide oxidoreductase DCC family protein, producing the protein MSQSSVILFDGVCNLCCGWIRFLIRRDKKAAFTFVALQSDTGMTLLETVDLKAENLTSSNINTIVYIKNNQSFIESEAVLEILTNLGGIWRIFGVLRLIPLSLRDRIYRYIAAKRYSLFGKRTSCFLPTPENEKRFSL; encoded by the coding sequence ATGAGCCAATCGTCGGTTATTCTGTTTGATGGTGTATGCAATCTTTGTTGTGGCTGGATTCGGTTTTTGATCCGGAGAGATAAAAAGGCTGCGTTTACGTTTGTGGCCCTACAATCGGACACAGGGATGACACTACTAGAAACTGTGGACTTAAAAGCAGAGAACTTAACGAGTTCCAACATAAATACCATTGTATATATAAAAAACAATCAGTCATTTATTGAATCGGAAGCTGTATTGGAAATACTGACCAATCTGGGAGGAATATGGAGAATATTCGGGGTGTTGAGATTGATTCCGCTCAGCCTGAGAGACAGAATTTACAGATATATTGCCGCAAAACGTTACAGCTTATTCGGGAAACGCACTTCCTGTTTCTTGCCGACTCCCGAAAATGAAAAAAGATTCTCATTGTAA
- a CDS encoding nitroreductase family protein, with amino-acid sequence MELLDAFKWRYATKKFDPTKKVDQSLVDKILEAARIAPTSSGLQPFEVFVITNQELKNKIVPFAHDQQIVADCSHLLVFAAWDNYTAERIDHIYSLTTSEREQPADRYKAYTDRLKALYLNRPAAENFIHTARQAYISFAFAIAEAASLKVDATPVEGFINDEVDKLLNLKEKGLKSVTLLPIGYRDEANDWLLNLKKVRHPKEEFITEIA; translated from the coding sequence ATGGAATTATTAGACGCATTTAAGTGGCGCTATGCCACTAAAAAATTCGATCCAACCAAAAAAGTTGATCAATCATTGGTAGATAAAATTTTAGAAGCTGCCAGAATTGCCCCAACATCATCGGGATTACAGCCTTTCGAAGTATTTGTTATCACCAATCAGGAATTGAAAAACAAAATCGTGCCTTTTGCTCATGACCAACAAATAGTAGCCGACTGCTCACACCTACTGGTTTTCGCCGCCTGGGATAATTACACCGCAGAACGAATTGACCACATTTACAGTCTGACTACAAGCGAAAGAGAGCAACCAGCGGACAGATACAAAGCCTATACCGACAGATTAAAAGCGCTTTACCTGAACAGACCGGCAGCTGAAAATTTCATTCATACAGCCCGACAGGCATATATCTCATTCGCATTTGCCATTGCTGAAGCTGCATCACTAAAAGTAGACGCAACACCTGTAGAAGGATTCATAAACGATGAAGTTGATAAACTCCTCAATTTAAAAGAAAAAGGATTGAAAAGCGTCACACTGCTGCCTATTGGTTACAGAGACGAAGCAAACGACTGGCTGCTAAACCTAAAGAAAGTTCGCCATCCGAAAGAAGAATTTATCACTGAAATAGCTTAA
- a CDS encoding S41 family peptidase: MKRSLFKFRFDLLLPFLFFFLLFSCKKDEVTPPTGPETDLKVSCVVDNSSPAIDGSVVYTITAQNIGSRDAQGVVVADTLSSGLTLVSSTPDKGSYDSQSGKWLIGDLAKNATVVLTIKAKVEAFGTIDNSVIISGKVTDKNADNDKSTVSIAVSLTSLTKEQHWSYDVFSNMKDIYLWTDALPSAFDPRKYNTPDDALTYLTGLKINSETGRAIDHYSFLDKIGNLSGEIGQGTASGDYGFMVTAGYNSSNQVSFFVTYVYKDSPAGLAGVARSYEIIKINGSDAVHPDADSQGYLVPTSAGYTNMVNSLFYSNTASFTFKKPDGTTLDASLAVGSYAINSVLYDAVMSVGAKKVGYMVFNQFLGASSQTELSNTIAKFETNGVQYLIVDLRYNGGGSVETCEKFCSLLAPASANGKVMYSYKMNQGLTQYYTSQRTSLTTNFAKTNSFQPTEIYFIVSGGTASAAELLINNLRPYYSGNLFLIGQTTYGKPCGFWATPIGYSDKQTTPKEGYDLYAVSFETVNANKEGGYYAGMTPGTVKYPGVKAYDSYNRSWGDVNDASLAQALNHISSGAFKVSSSSKVKAINTTPISNFDRSFKGMIDFRKHIILK, from the coding sequence ATGAAAAGAAGTTTATTTAAATTCAGGTTTGATTTGTTATTGCCCTTTCTATTTTTCTTTTTATTGTTTTCTTGCAAAAAAGATGAAGTGACTCCGCCGACGGGTCCTGAAACTGATCTTAAGGTTTCGTGTGTTGTGGATAATTCGTCTCCTGCCATTGATGGATCTGTGGTATATACCATTACAGCGCAAAATATAGGGTCGCGTGATGCACAGGGTGTGGTTGTGGCTGATACCTTGTCTTCCGGACTCACGTTGGTAAGTTCTACTCCGGATAAAGGAAGTTATGACTCGCAATCGGGTAAATGGCTGATCGGTGATTTGGCTAAGAATGCTACTGTCGTATTAACTATAAAAGCAAAGGTAGAAGCGTTTGGAACGATTGATAATTCAGTGATAATTAGTGGTAAGGTTACAGATAAAAATGCAGACAACGATAAATCAACAGTTTCGATAGCTGTCAGCCTGACCAGTCTGACAAAAGAACAGCATTGGTCTTATGATGTATTTTCGAACATGAAGGATATTTATTTGTGGACTGATGCGCTGCCATCGGCTTTTGATCCACGAAAATACAATACCCCCGATGATGCTTTGACCTATCTGACTGGTTTGAAAATAAATTCAGAAACAGGAAGAGCTATTGATCATTACAGCTTTTTGGATAAAATAGGCAATCTAAGTGGCGAAATAGGACAAGGAACTGCAAGCGGCGATTATGGCTTCATGGTAACGGCAGGTTATAACTCATCCAATCAGGTTTCATTTTTTGTTACTTACGTTTACAAAGATTCTCCTGCTGGATTGGCGGGAGTAGCCAGGTCTTACGAAATTATAAAAATAAATGGAAGTGATGCCGTTCATCCTGACGCCGATTCACAAGGTTATCTGGTGCCTACTTCGGCGGGTTACACTAATATGGTGAATTCGTTATTTTATTCAAATACAGCATCGTTTACCTTTAAGAAGCCAGATGGAACAACCTTAGATGCATCTCTGGCGGTCGGATCGTATGCTATCAATAGTGTGTTGTACGATGCAGTGATGAGTGTTGGGGCTAAAAAGGTTGGATACATGGTTTTCAATCAGTTTTTGGGAGCAAGTTCGCAGACTGAGCTTAGTAATACTATCGCTAAATTCGAAACCAATGGAGTGCAATATCTTATTGTAGATTTACGTTATAATGGAGGTGGTTCTGTTGAGACCTGCGAGAAATTTTGCAGCTTATTAGCTCCGGCTTCAGCAAATGGAAAAGTTATGTATTCGTATAAAATGAATCAGGGTTTGACACAATACTATACCTCACAAAGAACCAGTCTTACAACCAATTTCGCTAAAACAAACTCTTTCCAGCCGACTGAAATTTACTTTATTGTAAGTGGAGGTACTGCTTCTGCAGCAGAATTGCTTATTAATAATCTGCGTCCATACTACAGCGGGAATTTGTTTTTGATTGGTCAGACAACTTATGGGAAACCCTGCGGTTTTTGGGCTACGCCTATTGGGTATTCAGATAAACAAACAACGCCTAAAGAAGGATACGACCTTTACGCCGTTTCGTTTGAAACCGTAAATGCTAACAAAGAAGGTGGTTATTATGCGGGTATGACTCCCGGAACAGTTAAGTATCCTGGAGTAAAAGCTTACGATTCTTACAACAGATCATGGGGTGATGTTAACGATGCAAGTTTAGCTCAGGCTTTAAATCATATTTCATCGGGAGCTTTTAAAGTGTCTTCGTCGTCCAAAGTTAAAGCAATTAATACTACTCCAATATCTAACTTCGACCGTAGTTTTAAAGGAATGATTGATTTCAGAAAGCATATCATTTTAAAATAA
- the metK gene encoding methionine adenosyltransferase yields MGYLFSSESVSEGHPDKVADQISDAVLDNFLAQDKNSKVACETLVTTGQVVLAGEVKSTAYVNVQEVARKVINRIGYTKSEYKFDGDSCGIFSALHEQSSDINQGVERANPMDQGAGDQGMMFGYASKETKNLMPIALDLSHALVEELAAIRREGKYMTYLRPDSKSQVTIEYDDNNQPVKVHTVVVSTQHDDFIQPTATKTQEQADDEMLKTIREDVKNILIPRVKALDSQFAQLFKDDIILHVNPTGKFVIGGPHGDTGLTGRKIIVDTYGGKGAHGGGAFSGKDPSKVDRSAAYAARHIAKNIVAAGLANEVLVQVAYAIGVAKPMNLYINTYGTAQVKLTDGEIATKIEKLFDMRPKAIEERLKLRFPIYEETASYGHVGRTPVTVTKNFKDGNGKDFSQTVELFTWEKTDKVADIKAEFGL; encoded by the coding sequence ATGGGATATTTATTTTCATCCGAATCGGTTTCTGAAGGTCATCCAGACAAAGTAGCCGATCAAATTTCAGATGCTGTCCTCGATAATTTTTTAGCTCAGGACAAAAATTCAAAAGTTGCATGCGAAACGTTAGTAACTACCGGTCAGGTGGTGCTGGCAGGCGAAGTGAAATCAACCGCATACGTGAACGTTCAGGAAGTGGCACGCAAAGTAATTAACCGCATAGGTTACACCAAAAGCGAGTATAAATTCGATGGTGACTCATGTGGTATTTTTTCAGCTTTGCACGAACAATCGAGCGATATCAACCAAGGTGTAGAACGTGCCAATCCAATGGATCAGGGTGCAGGTGACCAGGGAATGATGTTTGGTTATGCAAGTAAGGAAACTAAAAACCTTATGCCGATAGCGCTTGACTTATCTCACGCTTTGGTAGAAGAACTGGCCGCCATACGCCGCGAAGGAAAATATATGACTTACCTCCGCCCCGATTCAAAATCGCAGGTTACAATAGAATACGACGACAATAATCAACCGGTGAAAGTTCACACAGTAGTTGTTTCTACTCAGCACGATGACTTTATTCAACCAACTGCAACTAAAACTCAGGAGCAAGCCGACGATGAAATGTTGAAAACCATTCGTGAGGACGTAAAAAACATTTTGATTCCGCGCGTAAAAGCATTGGATTCTCAGTTTGCTCAATTATTCAAAGATGACATCATATTGCACGTGAACCCAACCGGAAAATTCGTAATTGGCGGACCACACGGCGATACCGGCTTAACCGGACGTAAAATTATTGTAGATACTTACGGAGGAAAAGGCGCTCACGGTGGTGGTGCTTTCTCAGGTAAAGATCCTTCCAAGGTTGACCGCTCGGCTGCATACGCGGCTCGCCACATAGCCAAGAATATTGTTGCTGCCGGATTAGCTAACGAGGTATTGGTACAGGTAGCTTACGCTATCGGAGTAGCAAAACCAATGAATCTTTACATCAATACCTACGGAACAGCACAGGTAAAACTTACCGATGGTGAAATAGCTACTAAAATAGAGAAACTGTTCGATATGCGCCCAAAAGCCATTGAAGAACGATTGAAGTTGCGTTTCCCTATTTACGAAGAAACCGCATCGTACGGTCACGTAGGACGCACTCCGGTAACCGTTACCAAAAACTTCAAAGACGGTAATGGAAAAGATTTTTCTCAAACAGTAGAATTATTTACCTGGGAGAAAACTGACAAAGTAGCTGATATTAAAGCCGAATTCGGACTGTAA
- a CDS encoding glycoside hydrolase family 25 protein, whose protein sequence is MKSKYIIILVLLVGLVILAVIEYRKYISPKGINIDKNKYPITGIDISKHTGIINWEHIKKQKISFVYIKATEGQDYIDPNYYINLARARKANIKVGEYHFFRFNKSGKVQAQNFLSHALHDPEELTPVVDIEEWGNLPIYKSDAEIKKQIRLFLIEVQSVIHRKMIIYTNMDSYNRYIKGSFTQHPIWICSFSKSPKLPDNRNWLFWQHAHNGKLNGIKGDVDMNTFNGSELEWKAYLETLK, encoded by the coding sequence ATGAAAAGTAAATATATAATAATACTGGTGCTTTTGGTTGGTTTAGTAATTCTGGCCGTCATTGAATACCGAAAATACATTTCGCCCAAAGGTATCAACATTGACAAAAATAAATACCCAATCACCGGAATAGACATTTCAAAACATACAGGCATAATTAACTGGGAACATATAAAAAAACAGAAAATCAGTTTTGTCTATATAAAAGCCACCGAAGGGCAAGACTACATTGATCCAAACTACTACATAAACTTAGCCAGAGCCCGAAAAGCAAACATAAAAGTGGGAGAATATCACTTCTTTCGTTTTAATAAATCGGGAAAAGTTCAAGCCCAAAACTTCTTGTCGCATGCACTTCACGATCCCGAGGAGCTTACTCCTGTGGTGGATATCGAAGAGTGGGGAAATCTACCCATCTACAAAAGCGATGCAGAGATAAAAAAGCAAATCCGTTTATTTTTGATTGAGGTACAATCTGTCATCCATCGAAAAATGATTATTTACACCAATATGGATTCCTACAACCGCTATATAAAAGGCAGTTTTACACAACATCCAATATGGATTTGCTCGTTTAGCAAATCTCCAAAATTACCCGATAACAGAAACTGGCTATTCTGGCAACATGCGCACAACGGAAAACTGAACGGAATCAAAGGCGACGTGGACATGAATACCTTCAATGGCTCCGAACTTGAATGGAAAGCCTATCTGGAAACCCTTAAGTAG